One part of the Acidimicrobiia bacterium genome encodes these proteins:
- a CDS encoding DUF4147 domain-containing protein — protein MTGPTVDHAALANDPGRRGSLARVFQSALRAVDPGVAVGAALRRDGRFLFAGRRAIDLEEIDRVLVLAFGKASVPMAGAIVSILGDLPIDGVVVSNDPRDVPYLDVLRAAHPVPDETSVSAARRLTEAAATAGPRDVVLVAISGGGSALLTLPAAGVSLADLATTTSLLLRCGASIQELNTVRKHLSAVKGGRLAATVSGAAAVVTLVISDVVGDDLTVIASGPMVPDLSTFADALAVLDRFDLRRTVPGRVVEHLEAGADGRVPETVKDEGVFATQSIELVATARRAAEGAVHRARALGWEAAVAAVDVTGEAREVAGRIVASASHLRPGEMLVYAGETTVTVDGDGRGGRNQELALAAALGLAGDGGVVLLAAGTDGIDGSTEVAGAFADGGSVARGKELGLDAADYLRRHDSYSYLSAVGDVIVTGPTGTNVGDLILVARSG, from the coding sequence GTGACCGGGCCGACTGTGGATCATGCCGCGCTGGCCAACGATCCCGGAAGGCGGGGGAGTCTGGCCCGCGTGTTCCAATCTGCCCTCCGTGCGGTAGACCCCGGCGTGGCGGTCGGGGCGGCTCTGCGGCGGGATGGCAGATTCCTGTTCGCCGGTAGGCGGGCGATAGACCTCGAGGAGATCGACCGCGTCCTGGTGCTCGCATTCGGCAAGGCATCGGTGCCGATGGCCGGTGCCATAGTCTCGATTCTCGGCGACTTGCCGATCGATGGGGTCGTCGTTTCGAACGACCCGAGGGACGTGCCCTATCTGGACGTTCTGCGGGCTGCCCACCCGGTACCCGATGAGACGAGCGTGTCCGCAGCCCGGAGACTGACGGAGGCGGCTGCAACCGCAGGCCCGCGTGATGTCGTCCTCGTTGCGATCTCCGGTGGAGGTTCGGCGTTGCTGACCCTGCCTGCAGCCGGCGTGTCGCTCGCCGACCTCGCAACCACGACCTCGCTACTGCTGCGTTGCGGGGCGTCGATTCAGGAGCTGAATACCGTTCGCAAACATCTGTCGGCCGTCAAAGGGGGGCGCCTCGCCGCGACCGTTTCGGGTGCCGCCGCGGTAGTGACTCTCGTGATTTCCGATGTCGTGGGTGACGACCTGACGGTGATCGCGTCGGGCCCGATGGTCCCGGACCTCTCGACCTTTGCCGACGCCCTCGCCGTTCTCGACCGATTCGATCTCCGGCGGACCGTTCCGGGGCGGGTCGTCGAGCACCTCGAAGCCGGAGCCGACGGCCGCGTTCCGGAAACGGTAAAGGACGAGGGCGTCTTCGCGACGCAGTCAATCGAGCTGGTAGCTACGGCGAGGAGGGCTGCTGAGGGGGCGGTGCACCGAGCCCGGGCGCTCGGCTGGGAGGCAGCGGTGGCAGCTGTGGACGTGACCGGCGAAGCGCGCGAGGTAGCGGGCCGCATCGTTGCATCGGCATCTCACCTGCGGCCGGGGGAAATGCTCGTCTACGCGGGCGAAACCACGGTGACCGTCGACGGCGACGGAAGAGGGGGGCGCAATCAGGAATTGGCGCTGGCGGCTGCGCTCGGTCTGGCCGGTGACGGTGGCGTTGTCCTCTTGGCCGCCGGCACGGACGGCATCGACGGGTCGACAGAGGTAGCGGGGGCTTTCGCCGATGGCGGATCCGTGGCGCGCGGGAAGGAACTCGGGCTCGATGCCGCCGATTACCTGAGGAGACACGATTCATACTCGTATCTCTCCGCTGTAGGCGACGTGATCGTGACAGGCCCCACGGGTACAAACGTCGGGGACCTGATCCTGGTAGCACGCAGCGGGTGA
- a CDS encoding HAMP domain-containing sensor histidine kinase — MSLRLRLTLFVAGAAAVAVAAVSTAGYIFAANEVYDEVDLFLEQRIGFLGAFSLFPGSGDDPFHLGEDPIMGMGMGIGGRGSRFVQPDSIVQILTTDGTVFATSGPLPVDELDLEVAGGERPATIHTIDVDGEQYRVITAPFNLPALSGHPLGAVQVARSLTEATSVLDGMKARMLSTGGIGVALAALAGWLIAGRALRPVGELTAAAEHVATTQDLDSPIDVAQNDEVGRLASSFNAMLAALADSKRQQQQLVADAGHELRTPLTSLRTNIELLARADTLPEDQRRELMDDATTELQHLSELVAELVDLATDRSVEEPSADIRLDQLVASVANRAQRRSGRQVRVDTEPVVVYARAGAIERAVANLLDNAIKWGPPGRPIEVAQRRGEVTVRDHGPGIQAGDHDRVFDRFYRATNARNMPGSGLGLAIVRQIAEEHGGSVSATNASDGGAVVGFVLPGAEEVGSR; from the coding sequence ATGAGCCTCAGGCTTCGTCTCACCCTATTCGTGGCCGGAGCCGCAGCCGTCGCGGTTGCCGCGGTATCGACCGCCGGATACATCTTTGCCGCCAATGAGGTATACGACGAAGTCGACCTCTTTCTGGAGCAGCGAATCGGATTCCTCGGTGCATTCTCCCTCTTCCCCGGCAGCGGGGATGACCCTTTCCACCTCGGCGAGGATCCCATCATGGGGATGGGAATGGGAATCGGCGGACGTGGCTCACGTTTCGTTCAACCAGACTCCATAGTTCAGATCCTCACAACGGACGGAACGGTCTTTGCCACTTCGGGCCCGTTGCCCGTTGACGAATTGGATCTGGAAGTAGCCGGGGGCGAGAGGCCGGCCACGATCCACACGATCGACGTCGACGGCGAGCAATACCGTGTCATCACCGCTCCCTTCAACCTTCCGGCTCTCAGCGGCCACCCGCTCGGAGCCGTTCAGGTAGCCCGATCCCTCACCGAAGCAACCTCCGTCCTCGACGGCATGAAAGCTCGAATGCTCTCCACCGGCGGCATCGGTGTGGCACTGGCGGCGTTGGCCGGCTGGCTCATCGCAGGTAGAGCCCTGCGACCGGTCGGAGAACTGACGGCGGCAGCCGAACACGTGGCAACGACCCAGGATCTCGACTCACCGATCGACGTCGCACAAAACGATGAAGTCGGCCGCCTGGCGAGCTCATTCAACGCAATGCTGGCCGCCCTGGCAGACTCGAAACGCCAGCAGCAACAACTGGTGGCAGATGCCGGCCACGAACTCAGGACCCCCCTGACGAGCCTGCGCACGAACATAGAACTCCTGGCGCGAGCCGATACTCTGCCCGAGGACCAGCGGCGGGAGTTGATGGACGATGCGACGACCGAACTCCAGCATCTATCCGAACTGGTGGCCGAGCTGGTCGATCTCGCCACCGACCGATCCGTGGAGGAGCCATCCGCCGACATCAGGCTGGATCAGCTGGTCGCATCGGTCGCCAACCGGGCGCAGCGACGATCGGGCCGGCAGGTGAGGGTCGATACGGAGCCGGTGGTGGTGTACGCCCGCGCCGGCGCAATTGAACGCGCGGTCGCAAATCTCCTGGACAACGCGATCAAGTGGGGCCCACCCGGCCGGCCGATCGAGGTTGCCCAGCGTCGGGGAGAGGTGACGGTTCGCGATCACGGACCCGGTATCCAGGCAGGAGATCATGATCGGGTCTTCGATCGGTTCTACCGTGCAACGAACGCGCGCAACATGCCGGGATCCGGGCTCGGTCTGGCCATCGTGCGCCAGATCGCCGAAGAGCATGGAGGATCCGTTTCAGCCACGAATGCCTCCGACGGCGGAGCCGTTGTCGGATTCGTACTACCCGGGGCGGAAGAAGTAGGAAGCAGGTAA
- a CDS encoding response regulator transcription factor, whose translation MRVLIVEDDDQVRTALSRALNFEGYEVETAHDGAEGLERVLSTSPDVIILDVMMPHVDGLEATRRLRARGDTTPVLMLTARHEVSDRVAGLDAGADDYLVKPFALEELLARLRALLRRSEPETGDLMRVGDLTLDPPTREVRRGDSPIELTKTEFQLLELLMLNQGIVLTRETIYERIWGFDFGTSSNSLDVYIGYLRRKTEPKGEPRLIQTVRGVGYVLRAP comes from the coding sequence ATGCGTGTGCTCATCGTGGAAGACGACGACCAGGTCCGCACGGCGCTGTCCCGCGCTCTGAACTTCGAGGGCTATGAGGTAGAGACGGCCCACGATGGAGCGGAGGGACTCGAACGGGTTCTATCGACATCTCCCGATGTCATCATTCTGGATGTGATGATGCCGCATGTGGACGGGCTCGAAGCCACTCGCCGCTTGCGAGCACGCGGCGACACAACACCCGTTCTCATGCTCACCGCTCGCCATGAGGTGTCGGATCGAGTGGCAGGACTCGACGCCGGAGCGGACGATTACCTGGTCAAGCCGTTCGCGCTCGAGGAACTGCTGGCACGACTGCGCGCCCTCCTTCGCCGATCTGAACCGGAGACCGGCGATCTCATGCGCGTCGGCGACCTGACTCTCGACCCGCCAACCCGCGAGGTCCGCAGGGGCGACAGCCCGATCGAGCTCACCAAGACCGAGTTCCAGCTGCTCGAACTCCTGATGTTGAACCAGGGGATCGTGTTGACCCGCGAGACGATCTACGAACGAATCTGGGGATTCGACTTCGGGACATCTTCGAACTCACTCGACGTGTACATCGGCTACCTGCGCAGAAAGACCGAGCCGAAGGGCGAGCCGCGGCTCATTCAAACCGTCCGGGGCGTCGGATACGTCCTCCGCGCACCATGA
- a CDS encoding YceI family protein, whose protein sequence is MSKRWMALGGVVIVVLAALWFFFLRSDNPERVSLDDAVAAASVPADEAAPVQSLPGGADDAANDESVEAGLDGTWSVLADGSSFAGYRVGEELAGIGVTEAVGRTSAVSGYLELEGATLTEVLIEVDMTSLRSDDSRRDGAMGRQALETGAFPTASFVLAGPIDLGAIPEEGVAISVVATGDLTLHGVTKRLEFPLEAQLVGDKIVVVGSVDVVYGDFGIALPTAPILVGVNDHGLIELQLSFVRG, encoded by the coding sequence ATGAGCAAACGTTGGATGGCACTTGGCGGTGTCGTGATTGTCGTTCTGGCCGCGCTGTGGTTCTTCTTCCTTCGTTCGGACAATCCGGAGCGTGTGTCGCTTGATGACGCCGTTGCCGCGGCAAGTGTTCCGGCGGATGAAGCTGCCCCGGTGCAGTCCCTTCCTGGTGGCGCCGACGACGCTGCTAACGACGAATCGGTAGAGGCCGGATTGGATGGGACCTGGTCGGTTCTGGCCGATGGCAGCTCATTCGCGGGATATCGCGTTGGCGAGGAGCTTGCCGGCATAGGGGTGACCGAGGCCGTCGGCAGGACCAGCGCCGTTTCCGGGTATCTCGAGCTGGAGGGTGCGACGCTGACCGAGGTGCTTATCGAGGTCGACATGACCTCTCTCCGATCCGATGACAGTCGCCGGGACGGGGCGATGGGTCGCCAGGCCCTGGAGACCGGCGCGTTCCCGACCGCCTCATTCGTTCTGGCCGGACCGATCGATCTCGGGGCGATCCCGGAAGAAGGAGTGGCCATCTCCGTGGTGGCCACAGGCGACCTCACATTGCACGGCGTCACGAAAAGGCTGGAGTTCCCGCTCGAAGCGCAACTAGTCGGCGACAAGATCGTCGTCGTCGGAAGCGTCGACGTCGTCTACGGCGACTTCGGTATAGCGCTTCCCACCGCGCCGATCCTGGTGGGCGTGAACGACCACGGCTTGATCGAACTGCAGCTGTCCTTCGTGCGCGGCTAG
- the infA gene encoding translation initiation factor IF-1, which translates to MAKQDDVIRVQGVVVETLPNATFRVEVDGGLEVLARAAGKMRRGRYIRILPGDRVDLELSAYDPTRGRIVWRYK; encoded by the coding sequence GTGGCCAAGCAGGATGATGTGATCCGGGTGCAGGGAGTCGTCGTCGAGACCCTCCCGAATGCGACGTTCCGGGTCGAGGTCGATGGCGGTCTCGAGGTTCTCGCCCGCGCCGCAGGAAAGATGCGGCGGGGTCGGTACATTCGTATCCTGCCCGGAGATCGTGTCGACCTAGAGCTCTCTGCCTACGATCCGACTCGCGGCCGGATCGTCTGGCGGTATAAGTGA
- a CDS encoding GNAT family N-acetyltransferase produces the protein MTQGDWAAVAAIYADGIATGDATFETHVPDWPDWDAEHLPDCRLVAKEAGTVAGWAALSPVSDRCAYGGVAEVSVYVGAGARGRGIGRALLSEIIKSSETAGIWTLQAGIFPENEPSIALHRAAGFRVIGTRERLGEMNGTWRDVTLLERRSKTVGV, from the coding sequence ATGACCCAGGGGGATTGGGCGGCTGTGGCCGCCATCTACGCCGATGGAATCGCCACCGGTGACGCTACCTTCGAAACGCACGTTCCCGACTGGCCGGACTGGGATGCCGAGCATCTGCCGGACTGCCGGCTGGTCGCCAAAGAAGCCGGCACGGTCGCCGGCTGGGCCGCGCTGAGCCCGGTCTCCGACAGATGTGCCTATGGAGGCGTCGCCGAGGTGAGCGTCTACGTTGGGGCAGGAGCAAGGGGGCGCGGCATCGGCAGGGCGCTTCTGAGCGAGATCATAAAATCCTCGGAAACGGCCGGAATCTGGACTCTTCAGGCGGGTATCTTCCCCGAGAACGAACCCTCGATCGCCCTGCATCGCGCGGCGGGATTCAGGGTGATCGGTACCCGCGAGCGCCTCGGCGAGATGAACGGAACCTGGCGCGATGTGACGCTGCTCGAACGCAGAAGCAAGACCGTAGGCGTATGA
- a CDS encoding site-specific DNA-methyltransferase, whose protein sequence is MSRLECADNLEVLRNLPDGSVDLIYTDPPFGTGKRRRLDTIRTGNGDGIRRGFGGREYPFEVVGSMEYRDDLPFEQYLGFIEARLREMHRVLKPDGSLYLHLDHHAVHYVRVMLDVIFGADRFLNEVIWAYDYGGRHRDRWPRKHDTILWYAKGDRWTFNRDDIDRIPYMAPGLVGPEKAARGKLPTDVWWMTIVPTSGAERTGYPTQKPLALARRIIAASSNAGDLVADFFCGSGTVGVAARELGREYLLVDINPEAIEIAARRLV, encoded by the coding sequence ATGTCACGTTTGGAATGCGCCGACAATCTCGAAGTGTTGCGGAATCTGCCGGATGGGTCGGTCGATCTCATCTACACCGATCCTCCGTTCGGAACCGGGAAGCGCCGGCGCCTCGACACGATTCGCACAGGAAACGGTGACGGGATTCGTCGGGGTTTCGGAGGTCGCGAGTATCCGTTCGAGGTAGTCGGCTCGATGGAGTATCGAGACGACCTTCCCTTCGAGCAGTACCTCGGCTTCATCGAGGCACGACTCCGTGAAATGCATCGTGTGCTCAAACCCGATGGGTCGTTGTATCTGCACCTCGACCATCACGCAGTGCATTACGTGAGGGTGATGCTCGATGTCATCTTCGGCGCCGACCGATTTCTAAACGAGGTCATCTGGGCGTACGACTACGGCGGACGGCATCGGGATCGCTGGCCGCGCAAGCACGACACGATTCTCTGGTACGCCAAAGGAGACCGCTGGACGTTCAATCGCGACGACATCGACAGGATTCCCTACATGGCTCCCGGCCTCGTCGGACCGGAGAAGGCGGCGAGAGGGAAGCTGCCCACCGACGTGTGGTGGATGACGATCGTTCCTACCAGCGGTGCCGAGCGAACCGGATATCCCACCCAGAAGCCCCTGGCGCTGGCGAGGCGGATCATCGCTGCGTCGTCGAACGCGGGCGACCTCGTCGCCGACTTCTTCTGCGGGTCCGGGACGGTCGGTGTGGCCGCCCGGGAACTCGGGCGCGAGTACCTGCTCGTCGACATCAACCCGGAGGCGATCGAGATCGCGGCCCGCCGTCTCGTTTGA
- a CDS encoding DUF885 domain-containing protein, which produces MSILELSDRLVDDIASLSPIAATLMGIPGYDHLWQDFSPEGVQRAADMLRTYEAAALRLDDSGDDWERLARRVLLDFVGRSLSEIESGDHLRDVNNSASPLQMVVQVFDMMDAQSAEGCSNIVRRLSSMEQVLGSYRDALEEGVVRNLLAARRQVASAVEECRSHAGHGSFLENLASRVTACEEADVASLSTAVEAARKAFGSLADYLEQEYLPVAPIEDAVGEARYVRAARHFLGADIDTLDTYAWGWSEVRTLWDRMERVAGEIAPGRSVADVLRLLKTDPDRCVPDEGAFLDFIRNRQVDAVERLSGSHFEIPDKMRHVDVKLAPAGSALGAYYMQPSEDFSRPGAVFYALPDRRPISIYDEVSTAYHEGYPGHHLQIGIQVGLADNLSRLHRMVVWYPGYGEGWALYVEELMDELGFYDRPDYVMGLLVNQMHRACRVVIDIGCHVGYAIPDDAGFHPGEVWSYDLAVELLEQRAFLDPSYARSEVTRYLGWPGQAISYKVGERVIREIRAGLEQRYGDSFDVKKFHSDLLGCGPLGLDHLREVMLGESR; this is translated from the coding sequence ATGTCCATTCTCGAACTGAGCGACCGGCTCGTCGACGACATTGCCTCGCTCTCGCCGATCGCCGCCACCTTGATGGGCATCCCCGGATACGACCATCTTTGGCAGGACTTCAGCCCGGAGGGAGTTCAACGCGCCGCCGACATGCTGCGCACGTATGAGGCGGCGGCGCTCCGACTAGACGATTCGGGAGATGATTGGGAGAGACTCGCCAGGAGAGTCCTCCTCGACTTCGTCGGCCGGTCCCTTTCGGAGATAGAGAGCGGCGATCACTTGCGCGACGTGAACAACAGTGCTTCGCCGTTGCAGATGGTCGTCCAGGTGTTCGACATGATGGATGCGCAGTCGGCGGAAGGGTGTTCGAACATCGTCCGGCGGCTGTCATCCATGGAGCAGGTCCTCGGTTCCTACCGGGATGCATTGGAAGAGGGTGTCGTACGTAACCTTCTTGCAGCTCGCCGTCAGGTCGCGTCTGCCGTCGAGGAGTGCCGGTCGCATGCAGGGCACGGATCGTTCCTCGAGAACCTGGCGAGTCGCGTGACCGCCTGCGAGGAGGCCGACGTTGCATCCCTCTCCACGGCCGTCGAGGCCGCCCGTAAGGCCTTCGGCAGCCTGGCCGACTATCTGGAGCAGGAGTATCTACCCGTTGCCCCCATCGAGGATGCGGTGGGCGAAGCGAGGTACGTACGGGCTGCACGGCATTTCCTCGGGGCCGACATCGACACTCTCGACACCTATGCCTGGGGATGGTCCGAGGTTCGGACACTCTGGGACCGCATGGAGAGGGTGGCCGGAGAGATCGCTCCCGGCCGATCCGTGGCGGATGTGCTCCGGCTGCTCAAAACGGATCCCGACAGGTGTGTGCCCGACGAAGGTGCTTTTCTCGACTTCATCCGGAATCGACAGGTGGATGCTGTTGAACGTTTGTCGGGAAGTCACTTCGAGATACCGGACAAGATGCGTCATGTCGACGTGAAGCTCGCCCCGGCCGGCAGCGCCCTCGGCGCCTACTACATGCAGCCCTCGGAGGACTTCTCCAGGCCTGGCGCCGTGTTCTACGCATTGCCGGACCGGAGGCCGATATCGATCTACGACGAGGTCTCGACCGCATATCACGAGGGCTACCCGGGCCACCACCTTCAGATCGGTATCCAGGTTGGTCTTGCCGACAACCTCAGCCGGCTGCACCGGATGGTGGTCTGGTATCCGGGATACGGTGAAGGATGGGCGCTGTACGTCGAGGAACTCATGGATGAACTCGGGTTCTACGACAGGCCCGACTACGTGATGGGGCTGCTGGTCAATCAGATGCATCGGGCGTGCCGGGTGGTCATCGACATCGGCTGTCATGTCGGATATGCGATTCCGGACGATGCCGGATTCCATCCGGGCGAGGTGTGGTCCTACGACCTGGCGGTCGAACTCCTCGAGCAGCGTGCATTCCTCGACCCGTCGTATGCCCGTTCAGAAGTGACCAGGTATCTCGGGTGGCCCGGGCAGGCGATCTCCTACAAAGTGGGGGAGCGTGTCATCCGGGAGATCAGGGCCGGCCTGGAGCAGCGGTACGGTGATAGCTTCGATGTGAAGAAGTTCCACTCCGACCTACTGGGTTGCGGCCCGTTGGGCCTCGACCACCTGCGCGAAGTGATGCTCGGAGAAAGCCGGTAG
- a CDS encoding M23 family metallopeptidase, with protein sequence MPSSTRRSIAATAVALFVFAAGATYTVQPGDTLSGIANKNGTTATALARENNLSNPDRIYVGQQLLIPGAATSAGAASSSTHTVKSGESLSTIAAKYGMTTEELARANGITNTNVIYIGTRLSLSGETIDFTPGSGSAGSHTVASGETLGKIAAAYGTTVDTLVELNSLTNPDLIRVGQVLVVPGGSFICPVPGGTFFNDYGFPRSGGRFHEGIDLFAAGGTEVVAPVSGRVEFKIGSIGGMQFNLYGDDGATYIGSHMDSFGASGYVAAGTAIGTVGDSGNAVGSRPHIHFEIHPDDGPAVNPYPYLEDVCK encoded by the coding sequence GTGCCATCATCGACACGCCGCTCGATCGCTGCAACGGCGGTTGCCCTGTTCGTGTTTGCGGCCGGGGCGACCTACACCGTACAACCCGGCGACACGCTGTCCGGCATTGCCAACAAGAACGGCACGACCGCGACCGCCCTGGCGCGAGAGAACAACCTTTCCAACCCCGACCGTATCTACGTCGGCCAGCAGCTGTTGATACCGGGAGCAGCGACCTCGGCAGGAGCGGCTTCCTCATCGACTCATACCGTCAAATCGGGTGAGAGCCTGTCAACCATTGCAGCCAAGTACGGAATGACCACCGAAGAGCTGGCGCGAGCCAACGGGATAACCAACACCAACGTGATCTACATCGGCACACGACTGAGCCTGTCCGGCGAAACGATCGATTTCACGCCGGGATCAGGATCAGCCGGATCGCACACCGTCGCCTCCGGGGAGACTCTCGGCAAGATCGCCGCCGCCTACGGCACGACCGTCGACACCCTGGTGGAACTCAACAGTCTGACGAACCCCGACCTGATCAGAGTCGGGCAGGTCCTGGTAGTCCCGGGCGGCAGCTTCATCTGTCCGGTTCCGGGAGGCACCTTCTTCAACGACTACGGGTTCCCGAGATCGGGAGGGCGCTTCCACGAGGGGATCGACCTCTTCGCCGCCGGCGGTACCGAGGTAGTGGCGCCCGTCTCGGGACGGGTGGAGTTCAAGATCGGCTCCATCGGAGGAATGCAGTTCAATCTGTACGGCGACGACGGCGCGACCTACATCGGCTCCCACATGGACAGTTTCGGGGCCTCCGGATACGTTGCCGCCGGAACGGCAATCGGCACGGTCGGGGACTCCGGCAACGCGGTTGGTTCGCGGCCGCACATTCATTTCGAGATCCATCCGGACGACGGTCCGGCAGTGAACCCGTACCCCTACCTGGAGGACGTGTGTAAGTAG
- the rlmN gene encoding 23S rRNA (adenine(2503)-C(2))-methyltransferase RlmN, whose protein sequence is MPYLTHPAELAGLFPDENPYRAKQLYQWLYRKPALAPSSMTDLPPSMREALEESLWPFDVEVEQNADGGSTIKWLFRAPDGAAIEAVLMGYPERTTLCISSQVGCALACSFCATGQFGFERHLQAGEIVAQVAYARAYLRDVGLPVGPNQLTNIVFMGMGEPLANYDRVREATRRIVEDMDMSPRRLTVSTVGLVPGMLRLAEEPWPVNLAVSLHAADDELRNTLVPINKRYPLAEVEAAAANYFERKGRRVSIEWTLIDGVNDTVEQATRLSRIARRLGAHVNVIPLNATPLSQDQPSRRSRIQAFVGHLRASDVNVTVRDTRGADIDAACGQLRVGQAAPPEIRLRNS, encoded by the coding sequence GTGCCCTATCTGACCCATCCCGCAGAGCTTGCCGGCCTCTTCCCCGACGAGAACCCATATCGCGCCAAGCAGCTGTACCAATGGCTGTACCGCAAGCCGGCCCTGGCTCCGAGTTCCATGACAGACCTCCCGCCCTCGATGAGAGAGGCCCTCGAAGAGAGTCTGTGGCCGTTCGACGTTGAGGTCGAGCAGAACGCGGACGGCGGGTCCACCATCAAATGGCTGTTCAGAGCCCCGGATGGTGCGGCCATAGAGGCTGTGCTGATGGGTTACCCGGAGCGCACGACCCTGTGTATCTCGAGTCAGGTGGGTTGCGCCCTCGCCTGTTCGTTCTGCGCTACCGGACAGTTCGGTTTCGAACGGCATCTGCAGGCCGGCGAGATCGTTGCCCAGGTCGCGTACGCCCGAGCGTATCTGCGAGACGTCGGCCTGCCGGTGGGACCCAACCAGCTCACCAACATCGTGTTCATGGGAATGGGCGAACCGCTCGCCAACTACGATCGAGTCCGGGAGGCGACCCGGCGGATCGTGGAGGACATGGATATGTCGCCGCGCCGGTTGACGGTCTCCACGGTCGGATTGGTACCCGGCATGCTCCGGCTCGCCGAAGAACCGTGGCCGGTGAACCTCGCAGTCAGCCTGCACGCCGCCGATGATGAACTCCGCAACACGCTGGTCCCGATCAACAAGAGGTATCCCCTCGCCGAGGTCGAGGCGGCCGCCGCCAACTACTTCGAACGCAAGGGACGGCGCGTCTCCATCGAGTGGACGCTGATCGACGGCGTGAACGACACCGTCGAGCAGGCCACCAGGTTGTCCAGAATCGCTCGCCGTCTCGGCGCTCATGTCAATGTGATCCCCCTCAACGCCACGCCGCTCAGCCAGGATCAGCCGTCGCGCCGATCCCGGATCCAGGCATTCGTCGGCCACCTCCGCGCATCAGATGTCAATGTGACGGTCAGGGACACCCGCGGTGCCGATATCGACGCCGCATGCGGGCAACTCCGGGTCGGCCAGGCCGCCCCGCCGGAAATCCGTTTGCGGAACTCCTAA
- a CDS encoding helix-hairpin-helix domain-containing protein, whose protein sequence is MKRLVRLMSFAAAVAAIIWAMRDRFISLALPREPEPPVLRHPEDHPRVPHRPHQAAHEDLEPLVKDDLQEIKGIGPVFAAKLADLGITSFADLAAGSIDELASGLDTTETRISDWMAQARQRI, encoded by the coding sequence ATGAAACGGTTGGTTCGCCTCATGTCCTTCGCCGCAGCTGTTGCAGCCATCATCTGGGCCATGAGGGATCGGTTCATCTCTCTGGCTCTGCCTCGCGAACCCGAACCGCCGGTGCTCCGCCATCCGGAGGACCATCCACGGGTTCCCCATAGACCGCACCAGGCTGCGCATGAGGATCTCGAGCCGCTGGTGAAGGACGACCTGCAGGAGATCAAAGGCATCGGGCCGGTGTTTGCCGCCAAGTTGGCCGACCTGGGGATTACTTCGTTCGCCGACCTCGCCGCCGGTTCGATTGATGAGCTCGCATCCGGATTGGACACCACCGAGACGCGCATATCCGATTGGATGGCTCAGGCACGGCAGCGAATCTGA